In Solanum stenotomum isolate F172 unplaced genomic scaffold, ASM1918654v1 scaffold6733, whole genome shotgun sequence, a single genomic region encodes these proteins:
- the LOC125852922 gene encoding CMP-sialic acid transporter 2, whose protein sequence is MKNGMAECAVCHSKLVSPTVKTISRAYDRHRSKISSKQRALNVLLVVGDCMLVGLQPVLVFMSKVDGKFKFSPVSVNFLTEATKVVFAIIMLLIQARHQKVGEKPLLSISTFVQAARNNVLLAVPALLYAINNYLKFIMQLYFNPATVKMLSNLKVLVIAVLLKFIMKRRFSVIQWEALALLLIGISINQLRSLPEDTTSLALPVTTIAYIYTLIFVTVPSMASVFNEYALKSQYDTSIYLQNLFLYGYGAIFNFLAILGIAVFKGPGSLDIFQGHSKATMLLIVNNAAQGILSSFFFKYADTILKKYSSTVATIFTGIASALLFGHTLTVNFLLGISVVFISMHQFFSPLSKVKDDQQNGTAELIDVRENHSPKDSSFVNMAAGANEEASHRVGPDERLPLLPR, encoded by the exons ATGAAGAACGGTATGGCAGAATGCGCTGTCTGTCATTCCAAGCTGGTTTCTCCAACTGTAAAAACCATTTCAAGGGCATATGATCGACACAGAAGCAAGATTTCATCAAAGCAACGTGCTCTCAATGTCCTATTGGTTGTAGGAGATTGTATGCTGGTTGGTTTACAG CCTGTTTTAGTATTTATGTCGAAAGTGGATGGAAAATTCAAGTTTAGTCCCGTAAGTGTCAACTTCTTGACAGAGGCGACAAAAGTCGTCTTTGCAATAATAATGCTTTTAATCCAG GCCAGGCATCAAAAGGTTGGAGAAAAACCACTTCTTTCAATATCCACATTTGTACAG gcTGCACGAAACAATGTGCTTCTTGCTGTACCAGCACTACTCTATGCCATAAATAACTACCTAAAGTTCATCATGCAG TTATATTTCAACCCAGCAACAGTGAAGATGCTAAGCAATCTGAAG GTTTTGGTTATTGCAGTGCTATTGAAATTTATCATGAAACGGCGATTTTCTGTAATTCAG TGGGAGGCTCTTGCTTTGTTGCTAATTGGGATAAGCATTAATCAACTTCGATCCCTTCCTGAAGACACTACTTCTTTGGCTCTTCCAGTTACCACAATTGCATACATCTATACACTGATTTTT GTAACTGTGCCTTCTATGGCCTCAGTATTCAATGAGTATGCTTTGAAGAGTCAATATGACACTAGCATATATCTCCAG AACTTATTTCTATATGGATATGGTGCTATATTCAACTTTCTAGCCATTCTTGGGATTGCTGTATTTAAAG GTCCTGGTAGCTTGGATATTTTTCAGGGTCATTCGAAGGCAACCATGCTTCTAATTGTTAACAATGCAGCACAAGGAATTCTGTCgtccttttttttcaaatatgctg ATACGATTCTGAAGAAGTATTCTTCGACCGTTGCAACAATATTTACAGGCATAGCATCTGCTTTGTTGTTTGGTCATACACTGACCGTAAACTTTCTTCTTGGGATTTCTGTTGTTTTCATCTCAATGCATCAG TTCTTTTCACCTCTTTCAAAAGTTAAAGATGACCAACAAAACGGGACAGCGGAGCTGATTGATGTCCGGGAGAACCATAG CCCTAAAGATTCATCCTTCGTAAATATGGCAGCAGGAGCAAATGAGGAG GCAAGTCATCGAGTAGGACCTGATGAAAGACTGCCACTTCTTCCAAGATGA